The genome window CGACGAGGCGCGACGGATCATGGCGGTCTTCGACCAGACGCTCTTCGACCTGGTGCCGGGCATCTACCACGAGGTGGAGCGCACCCTGGCCCCCCGCAACACCGGGGCCCGCACGCCCCACACCCCGGCCTTCCTGCGCTACGGCTCGTGGGTGGGCGGTGACCGCGACGGCAATCCCAATGTCACCGCGGAGGTGACCCACCGGGCGATGGCCCAGCAGGCGACACAGGTCCTCCAGCGCCTTGAGCAGCGCACCCGCGAGGTGGCCCGCACGTTCACCGCCAGCGACCGCTACGCGCCGCCGGCCCCGGAGCTGCTTCAGGGCCTGGAGCGCGACCGCGCCGATTTCCCGGAACAGGCCGCCGCCCTGGCGCGGACCTCCCCCGATCAGGCCCACCGGCACAAGCTCGTCTACGCCGCCGAGCGCCTGCGCGCCCGCCGCCAGGGCGATCCGGAGCGCGGCTTCGACGGCCCCGCGGAGCTGCTCGCCGAGATCGACCAGGTCCAGCGCTCGCTGGCCGGCGCCGGGATCCCGCGCCTGGCCTACGGCGCCCTCCAGGACCTGCGCTGGCAGGTCGAGACCTTCGGCTTCCACCTCGCCGAGTTGGAGCTTCGCCAGCACGCCAGTGTCCATGCCGCCGCTCTGGAGGAGCTGGCCCCGGGGGTCAGCACCGACGCCGCGGAACTCGACCGCCTGGCGCGCGAGGGCTGGGCAACGGCTCCGGAACCGACCAGCGCGGCCACGCAAGAGGTGCTCGACACCCTGCGCGCCGCCGCCGATCTGCAGGCCGCCTACGGACCCGAGGCGTGCCGGCGCTACATCATCTCGTTCACGCGCACGGCGGCGGACATCGCCGCCGTGCGCGCCCTCGCCCGCCTGGCGGTGCCCGAGGAACAGTGGGCCACCTTCCGTCTCGATATCATCCCGCTGTTCGAAACGCGCCGGGATCTGGAGCACGCCCCGGCAGTCCTCGACGAACTCCTCGAGCTACCCGGCGAACAGCACGCCTTGCAGGCCCGCGGGTACGAGTTGGAGGTCATGGTCGGGTACTCGGACTCGGCCAAGGACGTGGGTGTTCTCGCCGCCAACGCCGTGCTCCATGAACTCCAAGAGCGCCTGGCCAGCTGGGCGCGCGGGCACGGCATCCAACTTACCCTCTTCCACGGCCGCGGCGGCTCCCTGGGCCGTGGCGGCGGTCCGCTGAACCGGGCAATCCGTGGCCAGGCATCCGGCTCGGTGGACGGCCGGCTGAAGGTCACCGAGCAGGGGGAGATGATCTTCACGCGCTACCGGACGGTGGACTCCGGGCGGTGGCACCTGGAGCAGACCATCAACGCCGTGCTGGCCATGTCCACCGGGCATGCCGAAGAGCGCGCCGCGCGGGTCGCGGCCCGCTACCGCGGCGAGCTCCGACGCATGAGCGAGGCAAGCGAGCGCGCCTACCACGAGCTGGTCCACGCCGAGGGGTTCGCCGATTTCTTTACCCGGGTGACGCCCTACGAGGAGATCGGGCAGCTGGAGATCGGCTCGCGGCCGGCCCACCGTAGCGCGGCCCGCGACCTGGAGAGTCTGCGGGCGATCCCGTGGGTCTTCGCCTGGTCACAGAGCCGCATCAACCTGGCCGCCTGGTACGGCGTGGGCACCGGCCTGGCCGCTATCGGCGAAACCGAGGGCGGGCTCGCCCGGCTGCGCGAGATGCGCCGCGACTGGCCCTTCTTCGCCCAGCTGCTGGAGAACGTCGAGATGGGCTTGGCCCGGGCGGATCTCACCCTTGGCCGTCAGGCCCTGGAGCTCGGCGGCCACCCGGGGCTGCGCGAACGAATCCTCGACGAGTGGCAACGCACCCGTAACTGGCTCCTGGCGGCCATGGGCAAGGAACGCCTGCTCGAGCGCCAGCCGGCCCTGCAGGCGAGCCACGAGCTGCGCCGCACCGACCTGGACGCCCTGTCGCTGCTTCAGCTCTCGGCCCTATCGCGGCTGCGGCAATCCCGGGAACAGGAGCACCCGCGACTGACCGATCTGGTCAAGATGACCATCGCCGGGCTCAGCGCCGGGCTGCAGAGTACAGGCTAGCCAACGGCCGACTACAGCGTGAGCTTCAAGACGGGAAGGACGCACGGGGCGGGCGGGGGTGCTCGGAGCACCCGCCCGGACGCCTACGAGCGCAAGGCGCCGCGGCGATGGCGCGCTGCGGCTGCCGGGACCGTTTCGAAGTCAGGAGACGAGCTGCATCAACTCCCGGTTGACCAGATCGACATCACCCAAGTTGGCCTCAAGCAGGCTGCGCAGATGGACCATGCTGTCCAGGTCGATCCGCTCGCAGCGCAACCCTACCTCCTGCTCATGCCAGTGGGCGGGCTGCACCTCCATGCAGATCCGGTCTTCCTCGCTCAGGGAGAGCTCCAGCGTCCAGCGGCTCTGTGGATCGCAGAGGGCACCCTGAGGAGAACTCCCGTCGCTGAGTCGCACCAAGGCACCGCGCATGGACAGATCCAGGATCTCGACCTCGCGACCGTGACCCCCGGCATCGACCAAGCGGGCGGGAGCATGAAAGCTCACCCGGCTGAAACGGCGCTTCTCGTGCGTGGCCATCCGACTCCCTGTCCCCGTCACTCTGTCCGGAGACAGCTTAGCACGCCGCCGCAGTCAGTTCGTCCCGGTTGCGGGCAGCATCCAGAGTGTTCTCGAGCAGCGTGGCCACGGTCATCGGGCCCACCCCGCCCGGCACCGGCGTGATCCAAGAGGCACGCTCGCTGGCCGCCGCGAAGTCGACGTCGCCGGTGAGCTTGCCGCTATCCAGGCGGTTGATGCCGACGTCGATGACCACGGCGCCCTCGCCGATCCAGTCGCCCTGGACCAACCCCGGCTTGCCCACCGATGCGACCACCAGATCCGCCTGGCGGACACGCTCGGCCACATCGCGGGTGCGACTGTGGCAGACCGTAACCGTGCAGCGGGCATTGAGCAGTTCCAGGGTCATCGGCCGGCCAACGATGTTCGACTGGCCCAGCACCACTGCATTGCGCCCCTCCAGTTCGATCCCGGTGTGGTGGAGCAGCGTCATGACCCCTCGCGGGGTACACGGACGCAGCCCGGGCAGTCGCAGCGCCAGTCGGCCCATATTCTCCGGGTGGAAGCCATCGACATCCTTGATCGGGTCGATCCGCTCGATCACCGTCTGCTCGTCGATATGACCCGGCAGCGGAAGCTGGACCAGGATACCGTCGATCTCCGGGTCGGCATTGAGCCGATCGATCCGCTCAAGCAGCTCACCCTCGCTGACATCGGCCTCGAGGTCATAGGCCCGCGACAGGATGCCGGCCTCCTCGCAGGCTCGCCGCTTGTTGCGGACATACACCGCTGAAGCCGGATTCTGCCCGACGAGGATGACGGCCAGCCCGGGCCGGCGCAGACCATGTTGCACCCGCTCTTCGACAGCCTCTCCAACGAGTGCACGACGCTTGGCCGCGATGGCTTTCCCATCCAGGATCTGTGCAGGCATGAATCCCCCGAAGAACCGCGAATTGAGGCGGATTTTCGCACGCCGCGGGGGCGCCGGCAACGGCCAGCAACGAATGGGGAATTGACGACGACAGGCGGGGTCGCTATGATTTCGCACCTAGACCGCGGCGGTCAGCGCGGATCTGCGGTGACCCTACGGGGTGTAGCGCAGTCTGGTAGCGCACCTGCTTTGGGAGCAGGGAGTCGGGGGTTCAAATCCCTCCACCCCGACCACCTGGTCAACCAGGCGGTCGTGGCACGAACTGCCGAGCACTGCGCCCGTAGCTCAATCGGATAGAGCATCGGCCTTCTAAGCCGACGGTTGCAGGTTCGAACCCTGCCGGGCGCGCCAAACGCGCAGCGCAGGCAGGGTACAACGATTTACGGTGGTGGGCGTAGCTCAGCTGGTAGAGCCCCGGATTGTGGCTCCGGTGGTCGTGGGTTCGAGTCCCATCGCTCACCCCATCCAACACGATCAGGCCCGGTGCGCCGGGCCTTTTTCGTTTGCCGAGACAACTTGCCTGACCGGCAACGGCTTGGCACAATAAGTCCCTCTCAAACGGGCCGCTAGCTCAATTGGTAGAGCAGCTGACTCTTAATCAGTAGGTTCAAGGTTCGAGTCCTTGGCGGCCCACCAGCTTCGCTACCATTGGCAACCCTACGTATGCCAAGGTAGACACCAGGCCAGGGGCGAGCCCGCTTGACTCCCCGTTGGCGGGCTCCGAAGAGCCGGTGCGGCGACACCGGCTCTTCTCCCACTTCCATGTGACCCCTGGGCAAACAACACTTGATAGTGCTCGAACCGCGGTAGGGGTTCGACCTGCTTTCCCGCTCAAACCGCCTAAATACATCTCCCCGTTTCACTTGCTGCAGCACACCCCCGATGCGCCGCAGCCGTTTTCGCTTCCCATCACCGCATGACTACGCGTTCCAGTCAAGCGCCGAGCCTTTCTGATCTACCTTCGCCGTCGCCCGCCGCCTGACCCCCGTGGGTCCGGCAGGCCATCTACCAGTCGATGCAGCTGCCCCAGGTCCGGTTCCACGTACTGCATCGTGGTCACTAGGCTGCTATGCCCGAGGAGCTGCTGCAAGCCACGCAGGTCGGGTTGAGGTTGCCCAGCAATCTCGCTGGCACAAGTGTGGCGCAACCGATGCGCGGTGATCGACTCCCCCAGCTCATCGGAGAGACGTCGGAAGAAGCCAGACACCTGCTCGCCGGTGAGGCCGGTCTTAGCGAAATATTTTTGCCGGCGTGATGGCGCGGGCCTGAACAGCGGCAGGTCGAAGATGGCTCGATCCCCGCTCGGCGGGGCGCCAAGGACTCGGGTCGCCTCCTGCCAGAGGACAACAAACTCCTGCTGAACAGGCCGCGGGACCGGGATCTCCCACTCCTTGCGAGTCTTGCTGGTCTCGCTGACCAGCAGCAACGCGGCGCGCCTTGAGTCGTAATCGCGCCAAACGAGGTGCATCAGCTGTCGCCGGCGCATCCCCGTGTAATAGAACGTGATCAGAACCGAGCGCCAGAACCAGCGCGGCTGGAGCGTTTCGCCTTCCCGGCCGAGCGTATCAAGCGCGCGCGCAAGCACGGTCTGGCTGACCCGTTTCTTGCGGTTCCACGGCTCCGGGGCCGTAGGTACATGCCTGAAAGGGTTTTCTTCGATCCAACTGATCTCCTCCGCGTAACGCAGAAGCGCGCGGAGGTG of Halorhodospira halophila contains these proteins:
- a CDS encoding phosphoenolpyruvate carboxylase; its protein translation is MQPLAARFSDISAVRDAGVVVPAPLREEIALLDGVLHDVLQECEGERVTTPLARLRQAAHELHWTEHPDPEPTLAELDRLDPTTGHKVARALTLHCQLLNLAEDRQRVRSLRAQGRDGRIVGDGLEAGIQEVTELEGRDAAHELIRRLRIHPVLTAHPTEARRRAVVDALQRISRELERLDLHEADDALAFDVRRSLAEELTALWATAPFRQERPTPLDEARRIMAVFDQTLFDLVPGIYHEVERTLAPRNTGARTPHTPAFLRYGSWVGGDRDGNPNVTAEVTHRAMAQQATQVLQRLEQRTREVARTFTASDRYAPPAPELLQGLERDRADFPEQAAALARTSPDQAHRHKLVYAAERLRARRQGDPERGFDGPAELLAEIDQVQRSLAGAGIPRLAYGALQDLRWQVETFGFHLAELELRQHASVHAAALEELAPGVSTDAAELDRLAREGWATAPEPTSAATQEVLDTLRAAADLQAAYGPEACRRYIISFTRTAADIAAVRALARLAVPEEQWATFRLDIIPLFETRRDLEHAPAVLDELLELPGEQHALQARGYELEVMVGYSDSAKDVGVLAANAVLHELQERLASWARGHGIQLTLFHGRGGSLGRGGGPLNRAIRGQASGSVDGRLKVTEQGEMIFTRYRTVDSGRWHLEQTINAVLAMSTGHAEERAARVAARYRGELRRMSEASERAYHELVHAEGFADFFTRVTPYEEIGQLEIGSRPAHRSAARDLESLRAIPWVFAWSQSRINLAAWYGVGTGLAAIGETEGGLARLREMRRDWPFFAQLLENVEMGLARADLTLGRQALELGGHPGLRERILDEWQRTRNWLLAAMGKERLLERQPALQASHELRRTDLDALSLLQLSALSRLRQSREQEHPRLTDLVKMTIAGLSAGLQSTG
- a CDS encoding PilZ domain-containing protein, with translation MATHEKRRFSRVSFHAPARLVDAGGHGREVEILDLSMRGALVRLSDGSSPQGALCDPQSRWTLELSLSEEDRICMEVQPAHWHEQEVGLRCERIDLDSMVHLRSLLEANLGDVDLVNRELMQLVS
- the folD gene encoding bifunctional methylenetetrahydrofolate dehydrogenase/methenyltetrahydrofolate cyclohydrolase FolD, whose product is MPAQILDGKAIAAKRRALVGEAVEERVQHGLRRPGLAVILVGQNPASAVYVRNKRRACEEAGILSRAYDLEADVSEGELLERIDRLNADPEIDGILVQLPLPGHIDEQTVIERIDPIKDVDGFHPENMGRLALRLPGLRPCTPRGVMTLLHHTGIELEGRNAVVLGQSNIVGRPMTLELLNARCTVTVCHSRTRDVAERVRQADLVVASVGKPGLVQGDWIGEGAVVIDVGINRLDSGKLTGDVDFAAASERASWITPVPGGVGPMTVATLLENTLDAARNRDELTAAAC
- a CDS encoding tyrosine-type recombinase/integrase gives rise to the protein MAPEESSLDTEDRGGRTLGELFQLYCQVRALQPDTVRTYRLVCRRFEADQRVRRLEQVTRDRLLGWRSQILRRASPTTWNTYRRHLRALLRYAEEISWIEENPFRHVPTAPEPWNRKKRVSQTVLARALDTLGREGETLQPRWFWRSVLITFYYTGMRRRQLMHLVWRDYDSRRAALLLVSETSKTRKEWEIPVPRPVQQEFVVLWQEATRVLGAPPSGDRAIFDLPLFRPAPSRRQKYFAKTGLTGEQVSGFFRRLSDELGESITAHRLRHTCASEIAGQPQPDLRGLQQLLGHSSLVTTMQYVEPDLGQLHRLVDGLPDPRGSGGGRRRR